In Centroberyx gerrardi isolate f3 chromosome 7, fCenGer3.hap1.cur.20231027, whole genome shotgun sequence, the sequence TCAGTCCAACTTCAGCAATAAGAGATGAAATGACAGCTCTGACCCCAGATCAGCATCTATGGGCACGTCTATGGCAACTACGCATATGGCCGGCCGGTAGGACTATAAACTAACTAGCACTACACAGCACAGTGGCTTAAATATCAGTAGCACATTTCAGACACAGCGTAAAGAAACAAGAGTATTGACACAGGCTTGGACTCTCCCTCAAGTTAAGACCCTGTATATGCACATGCAGGTGCACacggaagcacacacacatatacatgaacATGCACTCTCACAAACTCAACCCGAGTTAATTAGCCGGGAACCCGCATATATCTGGATTAATTACTAGCGCCACTATGAGTTAGTTATGTTAGCTGAGACACAGTTGTGTATAGGAGTGGGGAAggcctgtgtgtatatgtgtgtgtgtgtatgtatgtgtgtagaaGGCACTGGCTCTCTTTTATAGTACAATCTCCTTTACTAATGCATCAGAAAAAGACATTAATCTGCACATCCTGTTCTAACACATAGATTTAATGTCAACATGAACCATTCTATGGAAACGCAATGTACTCAGACTCTAAATGACCTCTCTACATAACTTGTAAAAAAATATAGACGAGATGGAGAGGTAagtaaagaagagagagagggttttaTATTGATTGGAGGAGAGGGCAGTCATTGGCTTTTTAGTCTGGAGGGGAAGGGGTCTGGATAGGTGGGCAGTAGTCCATTCAGGTCCATTGAGGACACAGgtagatcagtgtgtgtgtgtctgtgtgtgtcttcagtcaTGTTTTATACTAAGCTACAAgtttatcttgtgtgtgtgtgagtgtgggtgtgtgttttcagtcgTCTTCTATGTTAAGCTACAATCATAGGAAAGGGTTAGTATTTAAATTTCTGTTTCTTCAGACCCTTACATTGTGATACAAGTAGGACATggatattggtgtgtgtgtgcgtgtgtgtgtgtgtgtgtgagaatgttcATGAAGTCATCCACTAAACTGCAAAACCCGTAGGACAAGTCGATTGGCATGTAagcttctgtgtgtatgtgtgttggttcAGTCATCCACCACTATGCTGTGGAAGAGTTATGACAAGGCAATTGGCGTgtatgtttcagtgtgtgtgtgtgtgtgtgtgtgtgtgtgtgcgtgtgtgtgtgtgtgtgtgtgtgtgtgtgtgtgaggacttGTTCAGTCATCCACTCCTATGTTGCGGAACAGGTAGGACATGGACTCTCCGTTGTGGATGCGGCGGATGGCCTCAGACAGGATCATGCTGATGTCAACCGTCTTGATCTTTGGACACTGCAGCTTCTGCAGCTCGTGGGGAATGGTGTTGGTCACCACCACCTAGGAGacggaaggagggaagagagggagagagagaagaaagatgaGAGTGAAGGGAGGGGATGAAAGCGatgaggggaggatgaggaggagagggaggaaagatgtAAGGAGTGAGGAGGGGGGTGTTGATGAGGAagtgagaaagggggagggagaaagggaggagtggAGCGATGGTGGGTaaagcaggagaaaaaggaaagataaGGAAAGGGAGTAacagaagaaaaggagatggagagaaagcatGAGCTGGACACTAGAATGttgttaatgttagaaatacttcagaagtagacacacacacacacacacacacacacacccctacctcATCAATAGCGGACTCCTCTATGAACCTGGGGGCGTCGGAGGAGAGGATGCCGTGCGTTGCCATGACGAAGATCTTGTACGCTCCCCTCTCCTTCAGCGTCTCTGCTGCCGCCACGAAGCTGTCTACATCATCGATGATGTCATCCTGCAGAACAAACACAGACCTGTCTAAAGCACACTTATCATCTTCAGGGGTCCAGACAGTAAAGGCAGCATGGCGCCCTCTAGTGACACCTTGTCACCCCAGACATTGGTTATGATTTTGTCATCAATCCACTGAAGAGATTTTTGCTCCCCCACAATGAAGAGGAAGGTAAGTGACACAGCTGATCTATTTAAAATTAAACGGTGTTACTCTTCGTGTTCACACACAAGGCATATCCACACATCTGCAGTATGCACATGTAGGTGACGTGTTAAACTGATAAAAATGTGTGCGTAGCTTTCTCTCACCACTATGATAGCGATGCGGCCTCCTACATCTCCTACCACAGTGATGGGAGGCTTCTCTTTAGGGATTAACACTGGAAtaaagaagagagagcgagagagagagagagagagagacagagaaagagacagagagagacagagagaaagagagagagataagctCAGATAatgcattttcatgttttcactgaaCCTCTGGGGATCACTGAGTCATAATATTGGGCTGTGAAAATTCCCCACTACTGCCTCTAGGTGGCAGCGTCATCATAGCTGATGCAATGGGCTAAAATTGAAGCTGAACCAGGATTTATGGTCtgattcatgattcatttttctagCTGGATGTGCAGCTTTAGTGAGGAGCCACTGCTCAAACAATATAAGGGAAACACCACTGTATTCCATGTATTATTATTTGCTCTGGTAGAATCAAAAAAGTCTGTATATTCACATTACATGCATGACATGTTGCATGACAACCAACCATTTGCACTGGTTTCATTGCATATCTtaggatctgtgtgtgtgtgtgtgtgtgtgtgtgtgtgtgtgtatatgcgctCAATACGGCCAGTTAATGGATTTTTCCATTTGTCAGCAGTTGAGGGCTACTTCTGCAGAGTCTTATTAAATTTAGGAAATTGTTGATTGATTTGTATGGGTGGTCTATGATAATGTGCATCTTAACTACATTGTATCTTAGTGCCGATGTGTGTTGGTCACATGGTATATCtttgctgatgtgtgtgtgtgtgtgtgtgtgtgtctatatattACATGGTATCTCCATGCTGGGGTGAATGGCTCCGGTGGTCTTGACGGTGGGCGGGGAGTGTCGGCCGTCCACCATGTCTGACTCGGCGTCCTGAGCCTCGCCGTGGATCACTGCTATGCCCAGACGCAGGCGCTCTGCAAACGACTGGgccctgcacacacagacagagagagagactcgtAGGAAACTGCAAGTACAGtggctgtgtaaaaaaaaaagagaaggatcCTAGTTTTTGTCTTTACGTTGAGAGGGTGTCACTTTCTCAAAATCCACATCTTTGGAAAACAAAGACCAAAATGATTATTTTCCATCACTTTTAAAGGGTAAAGTTAGGTGTAAGGTCCCAGTGAGATAGGGAGGAAGAgtaaagaggaagggagggaaggatgggaaAGGATAGAGTGGTGAGAgtagggaaaaaagagaaacagggggagggagagattagGGTTAAGTTTAGGTTCATCATTCAATTATTACTTGAAATTTATAATGAGTTACAGCTTTACAGCTCAGCAAAGCAACAACCAGTTGAAGGTAATAATATacagtgtatgtatgtaaaatatAAGTATGTATACAGTGAGTGAAGAAAGAGCCTACCTCTTGGCAGACGCTGGGGATTTGGCCACGATCACAGCATTTCTATAGTCAGGGATCTGGAGGTTCATGGAAATGAAAACTACAAATGAATAGACAGATTCAGTTCCAATTTAATGTGTGGTAGTAGAGGAGGTGTGTgggtgatgtactgtagttgtGCTCCCAACTGAATTTAAGAACATAGTAGTGGATTACCATGATGATCACTATAAAGTGCTGCTCTTTTGATGTTGCAAAAGCACAGTGTACAaattatgtttgtgtatgtttctaGGGTCAGAGAGATAACGGGACACCAATATAATTTGACAGATTTGTGCATCGACCTACTATTGCTGATTATGATAAATAACTACCGATTTTGATTTGTATGCTGTTTAAAGAAGAAAATTGCTCTCAGATACTCTAGCCCTTGCTTTTTGATTCAAAGaggctgacaccaaaacctgatgtttattgttgatgttttagatttttttctgctatcaaactgcACTGTaattgcactggaaatatcCTAACACAATGT encodes:
- the prpsap2 gene encoding phosphoribosyl pyrophosphate synthase-associated protein 2; this translates as MNHTKGGLVIFTANSHPSSRELGKRIAERLGVELGKVQVYQEPNRETRVQIQESVRGKDVFVIQTVSKDVNTTIMEMLIMVYACRTSCARSITGVLPYFPYSKQCKMRKRGSIVSKLIASMMCKAGLTHLITMDLHQKEIQGFFNIPVDNLRASPFLLQYIQEEIPDYRNAVIVAKSPASAKRAQSFAERLRLGIAVIHGEAQDAESDMVDGRHSPPTVKTTGAIHPSMEIPLLIPKEKPPITVVGDVGGRIAIIVDDIIDDVDSFVAAAETLKERGAYKIFVMATHGILSSDAPRFIEESAIDEVVVTNTIPHELQKLQCPKIKTVDISMILSEAIRRIHNGESMSYLFRNIGVDD